TTCGGTACCGATCAACAAGCTGGTGCAGGTGGCCGGTACGCCCCTGCATGGCAGCGCGGAGCTGGACCCGTTCGAGTTCGTGCGCATGATCGCGGTAGCACGCATCGCCATGCCGCGTTCGATGGTGCGCCTGTCAGCCGGTCGCGAAGCCATGAGTGATGAGCTGCAGGCGCTGTGCTTCCTGGCCGGCGCCAACTCGATCTTCTACGGTGAAAAGCTGCTGACTACCGGCAACCCGGAAAGCGAACGCGACCTGGCCCTGTTCGCGCGCCTGGGCCTGCAGCCGATGGCAGTGCGGGTGGACGCCGAAGGCCACGACCACGGCGCCACCGTGCATGCCGATATCAGCACCCATGTCTCCGGTTGCGGCTGCGCCCACGCGGCCTGAGCGGGGGGCCGAGCGGGCGCGGCGGCAACGCGCTACCCTAGCCGCCCCGTCGTCGCCTGTAGCCACCATGGCCCGCCCCGACCTGACTGCCCGCCTCCAAGCCCAGCGCGCGTTGCGCGATGCACAAGGCCGTCGCCGCCCGCGGCGCACGGTCACCCGCCGTGATGGTGTGCGTCTGGAAGTGGACGGGCGCTGGCTGACCGGGTTCTGCAGCAATGACTATCTGGGCCTGGCCCAGCAGTTCAGCGTGGTCAACGCGCTGCAGGATGCCGCCGCGCGCGAGGGCGCCGGCGCTGGCGCCTCGCATCTGGTCTGCGGGCACCATGCGCTGCACGACGCGCTGGAACGCGAAGTGGCCGAGTGGCTTGGCTACCCGCGCGCCCTGCTGTTCGGCAGCGGCTTTGCCGCCAACCTGGCGGTGCAGCAGGCGCTGCTGAGCGAAGAGAACGACGTCTGCGTGCAGGACAAGCTCAACCACGCCAGCCTGCTCGACGCCACCCGGCTGGCCGGTGCCCGCCTGCGCCGTTACCCGCACCTGGATCCGGAAGGTGCGATGCGCCAGCTCAAGCATGCGCCCGATGGCGCGGCGATGCTGGCCACCGATGGTGTCTTCAGCATGGACGGCGATGTTGCGCCGCTGCGCGCATTGTCTTTGGTGGCGCGCCTGCAGCAGGCGCTGTTCTACGTGGACGATGCCCATGGTGTCGGTGTGCTTGGCGATGGCCGTGGTGCCGTCGCCACTGCCGGCCTGGGCGTGGACGACGTGCCGCTGCAGCTGGTCACCTTGGGCAAGGCGTTGGGCAGTTCCGGCGCACTGGTGCTGGGCCGCGAGGATCTGGTCGAGCACCTGGCCGAAACCGCGCGACCCTACATCTACACCACGGCCCTGCCACCGGCACTGGCCGCCTCCGCCCTGGAAGCGGTGCGGCTGGCCCGCCGCGACCACTGGCGCCGGGCCAAGTTGGCCGAACTGATCGCCCTGTTCCGCGGCGAAGCGCGCCGCCATGGCCTGGACCTGATGGCCTCGGAAACCCCAATCCAGCCGCTGCTGTGTGGCGATGACCACACCGCCGTGGCGATGTCGCAGGCGCTGGAGCAGGCCGGCTGGCTGGTCGGCGCCATCCGGCCGCCCACCGTGCCCGAAGGCAAGGCGCGCCTGCGCGTTACCCTGTCGGCACTGCATACGCCCGAGCAGGTGCGTGAACTGGTCGAAGCCATCGCCAAGGCACGCGACCGCACCGCCACGGCGCCGCACGACGTGCTGCCACCCGCGCTGCCCGCGCTGGCCTGACCCGCGCGCGTCGTACCCCATGCATATCGATGTCACCGGCACCGGGCCGGACCTGGTTCTGATCCACGGCTGGGCCCTGCAGGGCGGCGTGTTCGCCCCGCTGGTGCAGCGCCTGGCGGATCGTTTCACCCTGCATCGGGTCGACCTGCCCGGCCATGGCCACAGCCGCGACGACAGCACGCCGCTGCGCCTGCCGCATGTGGTCAACGCCATTGCCGCAGCCACGCCGCCGGCGGTGTGGTGCGGCTGGTCGCTGGGTGGCCTGTTCGCGCTGCACGCGGCGGCTACCGTGCCAAAGGTGCGCGGGCTGGCGATGATCGCCGCCACGCCGCGCTTCGTGCGGGGCGACGACTGGCCGCACGCGGTGGAACCGTCGGTGTTCGAGCAGTTCGGGCGCGACCTGGCCAGCGACTTCGGCGGCACGTTGGAGCGCTTCCTGGCGCTGGACGTGATGGGTTCGGCGCATGCCCGCGAGGAGCTGCGCACCCTGCGCCAGCGCCTGGTCGAGCGCGGTGCGCCCAGCGAACGTGCCCTGCTGGAAGGCCTGCGCCTGCTGGAAGGCACCGACCTGCGCGGCGCCCTGCCCACGCTTGGCAGACCCAGCCTGTGGATTGCCGGCCAGCGCGACCGCCTGGTGTCGCCCGCCGCGATGCGGGCGGCCGCCGCACTGGCCCCGGGCGCGCAGGCGCTGACCATCGCCCATGGCGGGCATGCCCCCTTCCTCGGCCACGCTGATGAGGTGGCCGCCGCCCTGCAACACTTCGTTGCCGGCCTGTCACCGGCCGATGGCGGACAATGAGCACTTTCCGCATTCGGCAGGGTTGACGCATGGATCTGGGTATTTCCGGCCGCTGGGCACTGGTCTGCGGCGCAAGCAAGGGCCTGGGCCTGGGCTGCGCGCGCGCACTGGTGCAGGAAGGGGTGAACGTGGTGATCGTGGCCCGTGGGGACGCTGCGCTGCAGGCCGCCGCGGAGGCACTGCGCGCCCTGCCCGGCGCCGCCGAGGTGCGTACCGTAGCCGCCGATGTCACCACCGAGGCCGGCCGTACGCAGGCATTGGCCGCCTGCCCGCAGGTCGACATCCTGGTGACCAATGCCGGTGGCCCGCCGCCGGGTGACTTCCGCACCTTCGAGCGCGACGACTGGATCGCCGCGCTGGATGCCAACATGCTGGCGCCCATCGCGCTGATCCGTGCCACGGTGGACGCGATGATCGCGCGTGGTTTCGGCCGTATCGTCAACATCACCTCGTCGTCGGTGAAGGCACCGATCGATACGCTGGCGCTGTCCAACGGCGCACGCAGCGGCCTCACCGGCTTCGTCGCCGGCCTGGCACGGCGCACGGTCGGCCACAACGTCACGATCAACAACCTGCTGCCCGGCCAGTTCGACACCGACCGCCTGCGCGCCAACTTCGCCCACGCTGCGGGCCAGGACGGCGATGTGCAGGCCGTGGCCGACCGCCGCCGCCAGCAGATTCCCGCCGGCCGCTTCGGCACGCCGGACGAATTCGGCGCCACCTGCGCCTTCCTGTGCAGCGCACAGGCCGGTTACCTCACCGGGCAGAACCTGCTGATCGACGGCGGCGCCTACCCCGGTACGTTCTAAGAGACTTACGCAATGCCGTCCCACTTCGATGCCCGCCATGTCCGCCGCGCGTTCGCCCGCGCCGCCAACAGCTATGACGCCGCCGCGGCCCTGCAGCGCGAGGTGCAGTCGCGGCTGATCGAATCGCTGGACTACCTGGAAGCGCGCAGGCCCGAGGTGGTGCTGGACATCGGTGCCGGCACCGGCCACGCCAGCGCGTTGATGAAGAAGCGCTGGCCGAAGGCGCAGGTGATCGCGATGGACGTCGCGCTGCCGATGCTGGACCAGGCCAAGCGCCAGGCTGGCTGGTGGAAGCCGTTCCAGCGCCTGTGCGGTGACGCCGCCGCGCTGCCGCTGGCTGACAACAGCGTCGATGTGATCTTCAGCAACCTGTGCCTGCAGTGGCTGGACGACCTGCCGGCGGTGTTCGCCGGTTTCCGCCGCGTGCTCAAGCCCGGTGGCCTGTTGTTGTGTTCCACCTTCGGCCCGGAAACCCTGATCGAGTTGAACGAAGCGTTCGCGGCGGCCGATGACCGCCCGCATGTCAGTCGCTTCGCGCAGATCGC
Above is a genomic segment from Stenotrophomonas sp. ESTM1D_MKCIP4_1 containing:
- the bioF gene encoding 8-amino-7-oxononanoate synthase; the protein is MARPDLTARLQAQRALRDAQGRRRPRRTVTRRDGVRLEVDGRWLTGFCSNDYLGLAQQFSVVNALQDAAAREGAGAGASHLVCGHHALHDALEREVAEWLGYPRALLFGSGFAANLAVQQALLSEENDVCVQDKLNHASLLDATRLAGARLRRYPHLDPEGAMRQLKHAPDGAAMLATDGVFSMDGDVAPLRALSLVARLQQALFYVDDAHGVGVLGDGRGAVATAGLGVDDVPLQLVTLGKALGSSGALVLGREDLVEHLAETARPYIYTTALPPALAASALEAVRLARRDHWRRAKLAELIALFRGEARRHGLDLMASETPIQPLLCGDDHTAVAMSQALEQAGWLVGAIRPPTVPEGKARLRVTLSALHTPEQVRELVEAIAKARDRTATAPHDVLPPALPALA
- the bioH gene encoding pimeloyl-ACP methyl ester esterase BioH; the encoded protein is MHIDVTGTGPDLVLIHGWALQGGVFAPLVQRLADRFTLHRVDLPGHGHSRDDSTPLRLPHVVNAIAAATPPAVWCGWSLGGLFALHAAATVPKVRGLAMIAATPRFVRGDDWPHAVEPSVFEQFGRDLASDFGGTLERFLALDVMGSAHAREELRTLRQRLVERGAPSERALLEGLRLLEGTDLRGALPTLGRPSLWIAGQRDRLVSPAAMRAAAALAPGAQALTIAHGGHAPFLGHADEVAAALQHFVAGLSPADGGQ
- a CDS encoding SDR family oxidoreductase, producing the protein MDLGISGRWALVCGASKGLGLGCARALVQEGVNVVIVARGDAALQAAAEALRALPGAAEVRTVAADVTTEAGRTQALAACPQVDILVTNAGGPPPGDFRTFERDDWIAALDANMLAPIALIRATVDAMIARGFGRIVNITSSSVKAPIDTLALSNGARSGLTGFVAGLARRTVGHNVTINNLLPGQFDTDRLRANFAHAAGQDGDVQAVADRRRQQIPAGRFGTPDEFGATCAFLCSAQAGYLTGQNLLIDGGAYPGTF
- the bioC gene encoding malonyl-ACP O-methyltransferase BioC encodes the protein MPSHFDARHVRRAFARAANSYDAAAALQREVQSRLIESLDYLEARRPEVVLDIGAGTGHASALMKKRWPKAQVIAMDVALPMLDQAKRQAGWWKPFQRLCGDAAALPLADNSVDVIFSNLCLQWLDDLPAVFAGFRRVLKPGGLLLCSTFGPETLIELNEAFAAADDRPHVSRFAQIAQFGDALMMAGFRDPVLDRDLFTLTYDDLPALMRELRAMGATNARVDRRHTLTGRGRFAAAAAAYEPMRRADGKLPSSWEVIYAHAWAPDPGAPIREGGHDIASVPVSAIPIRRKQT